The genomic window TTATTGCTATGTTTTCATAAGATTTGCGATCACACTTACAAAATCTTGGCAATCAACTGTCAATTCGGTGGTGCAGCTCATGATTCCTTCGTGTGGAAGCATTCAGACCAAAGGCGAGTTTTGAAAGAACGATTTGAGCGTAACAGACAGGAGAATTCATATCTATTAGGTACGTTTGTAAATCTTAAATTGTTTTGTATGGTTACAttgagtatttttattttaacaggaGACTCGGAATATCCACTTGAACCGTGGTGTATAACCCCTTACAAGAATCCTTTGGATGGCTCAAGCGAATGTATGTTTAACGATGTTCACTCCAAGGCAAGACGTGTCATTGAACGAActattgttattttaaaaagaCGCTGGAGAATATTAGAGtacggcaaaaaaggaagataCCATTTTACAAAAGTGGCAAGATTTGCCAATGTGTGTGCAGCGCTACACAATATCTGTATAcagtttaaaattaattacaatccTCGTAACTACGAATCCGACCAAATGACCGAAGTTGAGGCTAGTGAATCAAATAAATTCACTGCAATTGGTCAAACAATAAGAGACCAAATAAAGCACTCGCTTTTAGAATTTACCTAAATTTCAAATtggtatgcatacacacatataagtaCTTTTAAAGCTGTAAATATtagcaataattaaaaaacagaatttgGACAGTACCATtacaatatttcatttcatttcatttcatttattgcccaaaatcattttaacataggagtttacaaagttatgataaaattagattatttagcattatcctaacatacatttgtatttatctaggagcttaaaacttatttttcttttgattatacaataggttatcattattatttggaatgtctttggcataattttaaaacttatttatattctcccaaaaagggcttaaaaaaGAGATAACGTATaataaacttctataatttatttggctataaattgatcaatgttataaactaaattttcatcgttgaagttgtaagtattgtatcgcctatgataatatattgctttactatttttatgcaacaaattattattttttagtatttttaaatatattggtgataaatatttttctgttagaggtaatgatatttcccttgcctttgacagatatttgtttatcagttcattttctatgaatgtcagtttatcaacaaatcttactgacgatttcattaagaaaaagtctatgcgtgatattttacatttttcatacaaacttttattagaaactcTTTTCCGAAAAGTACCACTTCTGTAAGGTTGGCGATTAAGACCgctacaaattcttaaaacatatCGTTCAATTCGTCTGAGTCTCTCCATTTGGCTCGAAGAAATGTTGAACCATATCGGATGAGCATAAGATATGATTGGcctaattatttgtttgtaaatatttattttaatacagttcGATAGTCCACCCTGCCTtcttaataaattacaatagctaaagaacattttttttgctttccatTACAATATTAAGAATAAAATAAGCTATATCTTTCGCAAatgatttgtttttcattttaacgCACTTTTTCACGAACAGGCACATGATAATAATAACCTTTTTCATGGATACAactcaaggcacattaaacaggtagcagtAGCAGGTTGcagttttgttcttttttatttctttgtcaaataagtttgtttatattattatacGATCAAACGAACTTACCTGAGTGAAGTTCGATCGTAATTATGCTAGCTGTCTCGTCCGAAGAGATCAATTATAACTTGTAGTAACGCCAGTTGCCAGATCTAGTCACAacatttcacaataaaaaatttttaccagGTGGTAACCCTTTACTTACGCTCCATTTTCCCCGCTTTCctcattaattttacaattttcgacAAATCGAACCGGggccaaaattaaaaagaggaaTACTTCTTCATCTTACCCTTCCTGTGGTGGGTGGGTTTGATCTCTTCGGACGAGACAGCTAGCGTAATTACGATCGAACTTCACTCAGGTAAGTTCGTTTGATCGTATAATTATACTACGCTGTCTCGCCCTCGAGATCAATTATAACttgtagttacatatttacaaaaacatgAGATTTGTCTTTCGCTTTAAGATCTTTAAAAGACCTACactttatttaagtatttttattagtcTCAATTCTAATAACAGACTTTGCAAAACCTGTTTCATCAGTTATTGGTCGATTATAAAATCGAGCGAATGTTTCCGACTTCTTTGCCCATCCTGCCGTCTTGCGAATAGTTTCCACATCGATGCCCCTCCTAAACGCCGCCGATGTTGATGCAAGACGCGTGCAGTGCGCTGAAAACTGCTTTATATCAAGACCACTCTTCATCATTGCTTGCTTCACCCACCTACTAATCGTTTGGGACGTAGCTACCCTGTAAGGCTTCTTAAACGTTATAAAAAGACTTTCGTTTGTGTGACTTCTCAACTCTCTTGTCTTATTCAAGTAAACTTGAAGAGTTTTAACTGggcatattttgttattttcaataaaCGTCGGAATTATTAAATTAGGTTGTGTGTTACCCACCGCCGTAGTTTTAATTCTATCAGGCATTTTTATAACTGCTAAATTATCTTGGAAAGTTATATTAGCCGTTTTTATTTTCGACAAGGTCTGCACTCTTTGGGCAGTCACCAACAATAAGAGCAATGCGAGTTTTTTAGACAAGTCATCCAATTTTAATTCGCTGTTCTCTTCCCGACTTGAGTAAAATTCTAACACTATACTTGGATCCCATGTCTGATCGTATTTGGGGCGTTGTGGTTTTATTACGGACACTCCCCTGCAAAATCTCCTGATGGTTGGATCTCTCCCAATATCCCACGTTGACAATAACGATATCGCCGACCTATAGGTGTTAAGAGTCCCATACTGACTTTTTCCCGCTGCCAATGGTAATAAAAACTCTAATACTGCCGCCACCGTAGGTTCAAAGGGTGTGATGTGCCTTGTCTTACAAAAGGAGTACCAAGAAATAATCGGCTTGTTGTACTGTTTTAGTGTATTTTCGAATAACGATGCTAAAATGAATTGCAACGATTCATTCGGTGCTCTTTTCTTAATAAATGCTTCCCTGATAATTTGCCTGCAATCAAGGTAAGTGATTTCCATGCTGGGTGAAATTCTCTGAAAGGAGAGTGCAGAAGAAGAATATCCCGGTTTAAGTGTATTGGTTGACTTATAAGCAATTCGTTAAACAGTGGAAACCAAGGCCGAGATGGCCAATTTGGCACAACTAAAACCCCTTCGGCTTGATCATTGATTATTTTCTTGATTACTTTTAGTATAAGCGCAAAGGGAGGAAAAGCATAGAACTTCAGACAGGACCAATCTACTGCAAATGCATCTACAGCTGATGCCTCTGGGTCCGGAAAccaagaataaaaaatttgacaCTTTTTGTTAATGTTTGTGGCAAACAAATCAACCTGAGGTTTACCAAAACACCAAACAATTTCTTTGAAAGCATAGTCTGCCAGTTCCCATTCTGTTTCTTCTGATATTATACGCGACTCCCTATCAGCTTGAACATTTCTTGATGATTTAATATATGTAGCCCGAATCCATAAATTCCGGTCTTGACACCACTGCCAGATTTCTCTACTAACACCCCATTTACACGATGTCTCCACTGGAAGGgaaacactggaaattctcttttcatgtctcattcgcgggcACACGGGCAGAAATGTTttcggcgacattttgacatttaatactttagcatcgtctgattcggatgtattctagcacgcgcttacatgtaaagcagagagcgttcgacaacagtttcttaaatatatgaatgaaaaatgcaaactggttaaataataaataatttgttggtttttttattgaaatatatttataaattcttatacttgaataaaaaaaattaaattaaaaatacttcatatgtaaataattaacttaaaattaaactgagtatctagaaatgcagggaaaaattagaaatcaacataaacatgtcccataactattttaaattatactatattatattactttactagcaaaaataattgtgcatttcccaagcagcgttcgtatgtttgtcttcgttgttatcttccgtttgcttgaaaatcaacacataacttagaactttcttccacgaaagaagaaaacgaatgaagcaactgtcaaaaattgctttaagattggaaatacgaataagaagcacaaagcgtgtcgccagtacaggagacaaattcccttctctcttccgcggccgtccttcacccccgaacaaaatgtttcccttccagtggAGACATCGTGTAAATGGGGTCTAAGCTTTGTTAGTTTTTGGTACCGAATGCTGCCCATTTTGTTAATATAGCTAATCGCTGTAGAGTTGtctattctaagcaaaattTCTGCAGATTTTAACGCAAATGCAAAACATTTTAACCCATAAAAGGCAGCTTTGGGTTCAAGCAGGTTGATGTGATCTTGCTTCTCTTCAACACTCCACCAGCCATGGGAATAATTATCCCCACATGAAACTCCCCAGCCAGAAAGCGAAGCATccgaaaaaatttctaaaacataCTTTCCCTCTCTTATAGGGTTATTTGCTCGATCGATATTATTAATCCACCAATCAAGATCTTCATGAATGCACACATCAATATGAACCTTCTGCTCATAGTTTGCGTTATGCTTTCTAAGAGCTAAAACCTTTTGCCTCTCTAACTGCTTCGTGTAAACCATACCATATTGCACAGCAGGGCAAGCTGCCACAAGATACCCTATGAATTGCGCCAAAACTGCAATCTTTACCATAGGTTTCGTTTTCAAGCTTTTTGCTGATGATTTAATTTTGTCCCGCTTTTCCTCCGGAAGCCTCATACAAAAACATTGCGTATCGATTATAAATcctaaaaatttacatatgcgAGAAGGCTCTAACTGAGATTTTTTCACGTTAATCTTAAAACCCAAACTTTGCAAAAGAGACGTAGTCTCAGCAATGCTACCTTTGCAAATTGAAACCGAGTCTCCCATCAATAGTATATCATCAAGATATATAACCGTTTGCCCACTCGCGATCTTAGTTCTGGTTTCATTACTCTAGTAAACATGTACGGAGCTACCGATAACCCAAACGGTAAGCAATTGAATTCATACAATTGTTCTCTGAATGAAAATCTCAGAAATTTCCTGAAATTCCTGTGAATCGGTATCAGAAAATATGCATCTTCAAGGTCGACTGAAGCTAAAAAGGCATTTCTTGATACTATCTGTGTTACCGTTTTCCAGTCCTCAAGCTTAAAATGAGGAGCAGCTATAAATTCATTCAACTTTttcaagtttaaaataaatctttttcccCCGTTTggttttgcaattaaaaaatatggtgAAACAAATTGCCCTTCACTTGGAATACACCCACTTATTGCCTTTTTTTCAAGAAGATGTTTAATTTCTGCTTCATAGTCTGAAATTTCCTCACTCTTAACATCAGGTACTTTGGGTGCCTGTTCTTGTTTTACTGGTGAGGAGAATGGAATTTTATATCCAGCTATGGCTTGGAGTATCGCCTCGTCTGAGGTGAGTTGCCTCCATTGGTTTATAAAAAATCTAAGTCGTCCTGCCGTATTTCTTACCTTATCTAGCGCCGGTGATTGTTGCGGTGTTTGCTGTCCCGATGGTAACTTACTTTGTTCCGAGGCAAATTGCCCCCTGATGCCTACGGATTTTGTGCTTCCTGAAGCCGATTTTAGCATACCTTTGCCTGCTTTCTCTAAAGTTGACGCTGTCTTGACTCGTTCAGTAAACGATTCGCCAAATAGTAGCGTGTCCACTGGACCCTCTGTTGCAACGATTTTTGATAGCAAATTTAGGCCAAGTAAGATAAAGGAGCGTCTGGTTGTGGATAATTTATAATGTAAATCCGTTAAAATTCTGCCAGTGTCTCCAAGAGCTGCATTGGTGGCTTTGCTTGTTTCGTCTCAATGTTTTCGAAAATGCTTGACCCAACGCGCTCAATGCTGCCCCCAGTTGATTTTGAAGCGCTAATTGATAGCTATCTTTTTTGATAGCCTGAGGTGCCAAGGTTAATTTCAGTTCCGGATTCAATGCTGGCCCGCCCAAACCAGGACAGTTCTCTGGTATTGGATATTTTCCTAAAAGTTCATCAACGTTTTCTTTTGGCAGTCCTGATCTTGCAAGCGCCAGCCAATTATCAGCAATTGGTTGACCTATTTTTAACCCTTGACTAAGTGCTGTAATGTTTGGCCCAATGTACGCTAACATAGAATCAGGAAACCCTTCTTCTGGGCCTGGAGACATTGGCGATGTACCCGAGTATACGTGCTGTATGCCTGCGCCGCTTGCTGACTCGCTCGGTAAATTGGAGCTTCTATTAATATTGTCAGGTGAGTTGCCTGACTCCCGTGTCGTACCTCGCGGGTGACGCTCGCCGGGATTAGTTTCTTGAAGTGTCGTTCGTCTCGCGATACGCTCACCGTCATTATGCTCGGAATTTCTAATAGACTTTTCGCCACTTCTTGAACGTGAAGAACGGGTAGTACCTCTGCTAGAGGATGATGATGAATAACGCCTACGTACATAACCTCTATACTGAGAATTTCGGCTTGCCTGCTGCGTCGTATAGCGACTGCTTGAACTGTAGTCTCGAATAACGGAACGCCGATTTTGCCCCTTCGTTTGATGGCTTTGACGCTTTTCATGGAAATCGTTTCTACGACTTTCCACGTCTCTCTCTAATTGCGCAATTCTACGCAGAGCATCAtctaaaattgtttgtgaagcATCCATTTTCTTTCCCACaaccaattttttatgaaaaatttaataaagtttcaTTTATCGCttgagtaataaaaaaacacgtGTGATCTGATCTGCACAACAAAACGTAATGAGGAAAGCGGGAAAATGGAGCGTAAGTAAAGGGTTACCACctggtaaaaattttattttttattgtgaaatgtTGTGACTAGATCTGGCAACTGGCGTTACTACAAGTTATAATTGATATCGAGGACGAGACAGCGTAGTATAATTCTAAACtatcaatctttgtttatagattttgatATTCTAGggataaaaagcaaaaacaaaatatattgctCTTGTTGCTTTGCTGCTCATAAAGGTGGTGAGAGATTCCCAATTAACGCAATGTAACAATTGTTGTTGTCATATCGATGCACTGGGGGGTCCAGTAGATGTTGTGTTGAGCCATTATTTCGTACTCAGTCATGCTTAGCATTATCCATCGGTATGGTATCCACTGCGTATACTTAATTTCATAGAAGGAAATCAAATCAGAGGAAAACTGAGGAACTAAAACTTCGACTGGAAGAATTTAGCCAAGACAGCTTGGTACTAGTGAGGCTCTAGgctcatttggccgatatttttacAACCGATTTTTGTGTTCTTCACATATTTAAAAAGGATAACGCTTCCGTAAATTTGTGCCAAACCCTCAAGCAAATCAGAGGAAAACTGAGAGAATTATAGAACTTCGACTGAGAGAATTTAACCAGGGCAGCTTGGTACTAGTGAGGCTATAGGCTCATCTGaccgcttttttgtttttaaaccgaTTTCACGTCAGGTTGATACTCAGCGAAGTGTTTCCCTAGAAATCTAAAGTTCATGCTTCAAATCGTATATCATTCGCTTAAAAGAGCTAAACGAGCTTTATCATCAGCAGATTCATCTCTGCAAAGTGTTCGACAAGGGGATTCAATGCAGGTATTCAAAATGTTCCACCTAGTGTTATTTGCTACTCTAGCCTTCTCTTCAACTTGTGAAAGCAGAAAGTCCAGTGGGCTTAATCCCGAAAACGAACGGGTCGAACAATTCGATTCGGAACAGTTAGCTACCAAATGTTAATTCCATTGAATGATAGGGTTCGATCTTTGTCCTTTCTACTGAACGGTTAACCAAATAGATTCATTTAACTGAGGCCCTATAAGATTCCACGGCACTTACTTAACCGTGAATCTGCGCGCTACTGAGTTTACGATTAAGGGGcttggggtagtcagaggcccaaaaaaattatgacttacaatagttttttttgctagtcacaatacaataataaaaacatagcattaaaacTTCAATGTTTCGACTtgaatttagcaaaattaaaaaaaaaaaaaattaataattgtaaaacttatcgctgtttgtgtggagcccgtttctccaaaagTCTCTTACGGTGATCATCTCAAGTTCTTGCAGatttatctaaaatcaatcggaaaagagaaattagttttattaatagctaatcttgtgcctgatcgaagctttttttttcaaaattaaaaatatggtggcctcaggaaatatttttcagattttcgagaaaaaacctacattaattgtttaaaaaaatcgaaattttgaaaaaaaaatccttcgatcagacacgagtttttatgtttttcaaaagcagtatacattttattgaaatctaccaagcggtttttaagttacagttacagttacagatcaccagttcaaaaaacatagttttgagaaaaacgcatttaaaattttgctgtcTCTCCGGAGTGCCCGAACGCCCTTtcttaattgttaaataactcgaaaagtatttgtcggattcacttcaaattttcacactatATTTTAAGGATATTATACTTGAagaaattgcaaacaaaaaaattcaattttttgaaaattctgactaccccttacCCCTTCATTGaagatatggaagaaaacatgcAAAAGTCACTCAATGGTTCAAGGTCTATAAAGCTGATTGTCGATACTCCACTTAGAAGTGTGAAAATGCCTAACTGTCAACTCGTCAGCGACCTAATCGGCTTCCATCACGCAGTGGCCAGATATTCAGTACTgcataattgatttttttttacatttaaagtcAGCTTAGGATGTGGAATTTTAAGGCCGCTTGGTCATCTGAAAAGATAACTATAAATGCTATAATGAAGTTGGTTGGaagtgaaatttttaaagcttctTAAAGTCAATATGACTATTTAACTACCATGAAATTCAACCTCTTAAGATAAGCTGCTTGTTTAGAATTCTCTTTTCTTTCATGACCAAATATGATTCGAACCATACTCGTAGTTGGTCACTGAACACTCATAAGTTTAAGCAGCCGTAATTCAAACGCTACGCTAACAAGTTGAGAAGACAATTTACTGAAcgtgaaaataaatacataaacataCGCTTGTGTGCTATGGGTTCcacacaaaatatgaaaaaaattgaagaatggcatatatttttgggggaaaaataTAGCATGAAATATTCACACACAAATCAAGCATACATAGATGCATTAGCAGCAAGCTGATGTGTTGCACATAAACATAACGATGTCTCTGTATGcgtgtgtatataaatattttacatattcacatatttttagTTGTTCTATGCCAAAGGACGCTGATTCATGATACATATATTCTGCTTAGAACTCACAGCAGCAAAATGGGGAGAAACTTGCAACTGCAATTTCGTTGACAGGGCATAGCTTCTTTTAGTGGATCTTTATGGTCGGCCACCTATCAAACTAAGAATACATTTTTCAGATGTTATGCAAAGTAAGACGAAATCTTTTTCAGAATCTGTAAAACGTTGAAAAATGGTCTAGCGCCAATCTCTAcccaaatatttcaaatttatacaTTATTTCTTCTTCAGCAGCGAATTGAAGACATGATTTTGAGGAAcccttaatttaaaattaaaatttttttatttccattattcTTATAACTGATTATTACTAgctattttgttaattttacatttctacttacctttaaatttatttcaagcgCGACGAAAGGCTGGAGACACCACAAGTCACAAGTGCAACAacctaaagggtttttcaaaagtgacgttTTTTAACGTCATCGTTGACATTTGCCAAGtggacagatgtataattttacacaataaaacaacgcgttaaaattgacttattataaaaataatcgatttttaagaaaaacgtatcgcgaaattcgtgatttttctGGTGGAAATAATCAGACGAATGAGTCGgcaattcaaaggttgatgataaaatttcaagaaactgttcTGTTGAGCATAGAAAATGGGTTGGAAGACCAAACACTGGATGTCCTGTGGGAATTAATGCTGGTGTAGggcaaaatgttgctgaacaacATTCAACATCGGATCTCGATGGTCTCAATCATTAGGCATGAATGAATCGACGGTTTGGCgcattttacctgtagacgtccGCCTATCATGGtaaacatttaaatgatgtaattttttaaaaaataattgttaaaagcTTGGTTAAAACAATTCAGTAGGTGTGGACAAtacacccactttgaacagagctttctcatagccaAATGCTCacgcaatataaagccaacgcgttcttttgatatctttacgatgtcagttaACTCACGCAATTTCACTTTTCGAGCATTCAAAACTATTTTGtagacgtccactgcgttgggcaacatcggtgtctctacgaccacgtttgaagtcagcaaaccagcgttttattgttatttctgcTGGAGCGGAGtacccataacacttttcaagccattgcttcgcttgaaccgTATTTTtctccatcaagaagcagtgtaaaatgaatatacgaaattctttttaatcCTTTGTTTTGATGGACAAGAACTCACGaattaatgaatagaatatcatgaaattttaacagctgtctttttaaaataagtactaactgaaaatgAGGTGAatttacttagtcctgccataagttctgttacaagttaagtctgttaagacggtaggcccaggaaactagctgtttcgacgggttgggtccagagggagggaggtgttagatgagtgggtttgataggGCATGTGAGGTCTTCGTGTCTTCATGTTTCCAATTCTGACACCAAACTCTAGTCCAATAGATCCAGATTTTGACTTCCAGACGGCGAATCTTCtccggctatgaacccaggaatattgttttttcgcCACTGCttggtggtttttgccttatgcgctggagcggaatcttgcggaaagatccaacgctctccattgaagagagtgctGCTATACTGCTTTACCACGCCTTCTAAaatatcctcctg from Anastrepha ludens isolate Willacy chromosome 5, idAnaLude1.1, whole genome shotgun sequence includes these protein-coding regions:
- the LOC128864677 gene encoding uncharacterized protein LOC128864677 yields the protein MDASQTILDDALRRIAQLERDVESRRNDFHEKRQSHQTKGQNRRSVIRDYSSSSRYTTQQASRNSQYRGYVRRRYSSSSSSRGTTRSSRSRSGEKSIRNSEHNDGERIARRTTLQETNPGERHPRGTTRESGNSPDNINRSSNLPSESASGAGIQHVYSGTSPMSPGPEEGFPDSMLAYIGPNITALSQGLKIGQPIADNWLALARSGLPKENVDELLGKYPIPENCPGLGGPALNPELKLTLAPQAIKKDSYQLALQNQLGAALSALGQAFSKTLRRNKQSHQCSSWRHWQNFNGFTL